The following DNA comes from Rhodanobacter sp. AS-Z3.
GCAAAGAGCCATGAGCTGATAGGTAAGGTCGAAGTAGGTCATTGGCAGAAACGCGCCTGCCGCGAGGTACGCCACCAACGCCACTTGCAACATGGACGCCAGATCGAACGCCCATCTTTGCTCCGGCGAATTGCGCGTTTTCTTTCGGATACGGTTGCAACCGCGCCAACTCGTAACGAAGAGAGCAAGGAACAGAATCAGTCCCGGAAAGCCCTGCTCACTCAACACCCGAAAGTAGATGCTGTGTATGGCGCGTTGCTTGGCGCCTTCCGGGGCGAAGGCTTCCCAGAGTGATGTGCTTTCATAGTCGTTGAAACCACCACCCAACAGGGGATGATGGATGGCCACGTTTGCAGCGAACTTCCACGACTGTATTCGCGACTCACCGGAATCCGTCTGGCTGGCATTTTGCAATGTACCCATACGCGCCGTCCATTCCGGCGGCATGAAGTGATAGGCGACGAACCCGATAGCGACAGCGATCACGATGACCGCAAGGCGACCACGGCTCTTCAGGAACAAGGCCGCCGAGACGATGGCCAGCGCTATCAGCCCGCCACGGGAATAGGTGCCCAATACCGCGATGCCGGTGAACAGCATTCCCGCAGTCAAGCCGAGGCGAACGAACTTCCGTGACGAATGCAGTTGCAGGTAACGCATTAGCGGCAGCGTCATGCATAGCGCAAGTGCGAGGGCGTTGTTGTCAGTAATGAAACTTCCGGGCGGGCCAACCACATGGTCGGCCCCGCCACCGAGGATCGTGAACAGGCCGCCCCTGAAACCGTAGTACCCCAGTGAGACCACCATGATCCATACGAGCCCGTGCATACGCTCGCGAGTGGTGACCAATGCCAGCGTCACAAACACCATCACCAGAATTTTCGCGAATTCCAGCCACGCATCCCAAGCCGAACCGGGCACTACGGCAAATGCCGTTGTCAGAGTGGTCCAAAAGAGGAACGTCACCAACAGTACGCTTGTGGTGGACCACGGAATTTTTTTGCTTTCCTTGCTCAACAGGAAACTTAGAAGCGTAACGAGGGCAACCAGTTGTACCCACGGAAAGCTGATGGCGAAGCCGTAGCACAGTCGATTCGGATTCATATAGCCCAGCCACGACCATATGAGAAGGCCGACGTATGGACGTACCAGAACGTACGGAAGCATCCCGAAAATGAACAGGGCCAGGAGGATGTCGCGCATTGCGCTAGCTCGCTTCCAGTTGCAGCATCAGCGCGTCCATGAAGAATTTGGCCGCCCAATTGGGATAGCGATTTTTCATGTAGCCACCCGAGTGCGGATACGAACCAGGCATGCCGCCTCGTGCTCCCGCGTCGGCAGCGGACAGGTCCTGGATCGACAGGTTGAAGCGAATAGCATTTTCTGCCGCTGGCCTCCAACTGGTGTCACCGGTTTCAGCAGCCAGACGCTGCCAAATGATGGCCATCTGCGCATTGCCGGTCACGCAGGTCCAACGGGCTGCCGCGCGCCAGTCGGAATCGAGCCGGCCAGGTAGGGCGCCATCATTGCGCTGGCTTTGTGCTACCGCGCGGGCCATGCGCGTCGCCACTTCCACGAAACTGCTTTGGTTGGCGATCAAACCAACCTCGAGTATCCCGCGCGTCGCGTAGGCGATGGTATGCGTGAGCGGGCGTTTGTTATCTTCCAGATCGTTGTTTTCCAGCCAGCCATTCGCGTGCACCTGGGTGAGCGCCCACTGCACATTGCGCACGGCTGCTTCGAGATAGCGCGGCTCGTGCAGATCGCTTCCGGCTTTGGCCAGTGCGAAGGCCACACGGGTGTTGTAGGTATTGAGAGCGTGGGACGCGAACGGCGAAGCGAAACGCCGCCAGGCCCCGTCCGGATCTTGTGCCGCCACCAGCCAATCGGCGGCGCGCGTGGCAGAGTCGCGAAAACGTATGTCTCCCGTTTGCTTCCACGCCGCCAGCCAGCCAAACAATACCTGGCCGGTGTTGAATATAGTCGGCACCACCTGAGTCGCATCCATGGTGCCGGCGCGTACGCCACCGTCGGCTAGCTGGATGTCGGATTCCCATGCAGTCATGCGGATGGCCCGTTGACGATACTCATCGTCGCCCGAGAAATCGGCGTAACGGAAAAACGTCGGGATGATGTATCCCGTGGTCTCCGGATAGGCGCCGGTCCATTGCCGTTTCGTTGCATCGTAGGCAGCACTGACCCCGCCGCAACCACTGGCATCCTGTGCGCGCGCCAACCATTCAGCGGCAGCTTGCAGACCCTGGCGCGCGTCGATTGGGGCGTGCATCCGCCTTCCACGGAAAAATCTGGCGAAGACACTCACGACTTGCTCCCTTTAATTGACGACCCACCCAGCATTTTCGAGGTTCGACGGTGTAGTGCATCTCGCACGCGTCGCCCGTTTTCCCATAGAGACGGCATCGGATCCTCCCAACGCCACAGTGCATCGGTCACACGACTGCCACGCGGATAGCCTTGCATGAGCGACTGGCCCTGTGCCGCCGCTGACTGCATATCCTCGGAGCGCACCCGCCAGACCACCGGGCGGTCGTTCAAAACAGGTTCGGGGACAACATGATCGAGCTCGGAACACCACGCCGCATACGGCAGATTGACACCATTCAAGGTTGCCACTTCTTCCTGATAGTCCGTGCGCCCCACCGTAGGCTCCACCATCAGGAATTCGTTGGTGCGCACGTCGCGCTTGTATTCCATGCTGGCCATGCCGATAACGCCCGCGGCCTGAAAGAATTCTGCAGTCATGGCGGAGAGCTTTTCATGGACTTCCGGGGCAGACACGCAGCTCGCGGTGCCGCCAACCTGCGGTGGCCATGAACGGATTTTTTGGCCCGTGAATGACGCGACGACGCGCCCCTGGCGCCCGACGTACTGCAGGCAAAAGTAGATGCTTGAATCCGGCCCCTCGATCCACTCCTGCACAACCACATCGGACATGACCGTCAGAATGCGGCGAATCAACTCAGCCGCAGCTTCAGCACTATCCGCGCGATAAGCTTTCTTGAACTGCCTGGAATATTCGGTGTGTCGCACGCCGGGCTTGATCACCACCGGATAACGCAGGCTCTCGATCGCCGGAAGATCCGCCAGCGAGCAGACGTGGACCAGTGGTGGAATGGGACTACCTAGTCGTTCGGCGAGACGTTGAAAGCCTTCCTTGTGTTGCAGTGCATCCACCAAGCCGATGGTCGGCAGACTGAAACGGTACAGAGCGGATAATTGGTCGCGATGGTGCGAAACCGTCTTGACGCTTTCCTCCTGAGTCAGGAACAACACTGGACGCGTGCCTGCAAAGTGCGTCGTGGCGATGTATGTCAATTCTTCAACCAGCGTCTCCCCATGCAGGGAACGCACCATCACCGGCTTTGCAGCACGGGTATGCATTTCCGGGCGTCGCGCGTCGGAATCCAACAACCAGACCGGCACGCCCGCACTGGCCAGACTGCGTGCCACGCCCACACCGTTGATTCCGGCACCCAGCACCACGGCTGGTGTATTAACGGCCATCAGATCCTCCTCGCCTCAGCCGGGCACGCTCTAGCGCATGGGCATAAACCTCACGGTAGCGTGCTGCACTTGCTTGCCAGTTGCGCTCGTTGGCGACATACGCCTGTCCATTGGCGATGACTTCAGGCCAAGCCTCCGGAGTCTGCAATTGCTTGATCAGGCAACGCGCCAGCGCCTCAAACGAACCGGCCGGAAAGAGGTGTCCATTGTGACTGTCGCGTATCAACTCCTTGTGGCCACCCACATCCGAGGCCACGACCAGTTTGCCCATGGCCATCGCCTCAAGCGGTTTGAGCGGCGTCACCAGATCGGTCAGCCGCATCGATGTCCGGGGATAGACCATCACATCCATGGCGCTGTAGTAACGCGTCATTTCACTGTGCGGCACGCGGCCGGTGAAGTGCACGACATGATCCAGACCAAGCTCAGCCGCGAGGGCGCGCAGAGCAGCCTCCTGGGGCCCACCACCCAGCAACAACAGGCGCGCTTTCGGTACCGCACTGATCACAGCAGGCATGGCGCGCAGCAGCAGATCCAGCCCTTCGTAGGCATAGAACGAGCCGGCAAACCCCAGCGTGTTGCCACGCGTGAGTCCGTATTGCTGCAGCAATTGCGGATCGGCGGTTGCCGTGAAGCGGAACTCGGATAGATTCACCGCGTTGGGGATCACCGTGATCTTGTCGGCAGCAATGCCGCGCTTCAACATGTCGCCGCGCAAGCCGTCACAAATGGTGGTCACGGCATCTGCCCGCTTCAACGCCCGAGTCTCCAGCGCCCTCGTCAAACGGTATCGTGGTCCCCATTCGCGCGCCGTGCCCTGATCGACTGCCGCATCTTCCCAGAACGCACGAACTTCATAGACCACCGGAATGCCAGTGGAACGACCCACTGCAAGCGCCGGCAGCGCGTTCAGCACCGGCGAGTGCGCGTGAATGATGTCGGGGCGAACTGCTTCCACCACTTCAGTCAGCCGCGCCTGCAACGCACGCATCAGGTAGCGGTATTCCACGATGGGCAACTTCGACAGCAGTCCCGATGCTGGCGGCGTGCGATGAAAAGTCCATTCGTCGATATGTTCCTCGCGCTGCTGACCACTCCCCTGCTTGGGACCGGTCACGTGGAACGTCTGCCATCCCATGGCGCGTTGCTGGCCAAGGATGGAAAGCGTGCGAAACGTATATCCGCTATGCAGCGGCAACGAATGATCAAGCACGTGCAGGATGCGCAACGGCCGGTCTGTGGCCGTTGATTGGGTAACGTGGTTGGGTAAAACGTCCAATGTGTCACTCATGCTGCTGATCCCGTTTTTGCATCGTCAGCACCCGGCGAGAGCACGCGCGCATACAACGCGCATTGTGCCTCGATAACAGGCTGCCATCCGAGGCACTCTGCAAATTGTCGCGTGACGGCCCGATCGGGCTGGCGCGCCTGCAACGTATTCCATGCTCGCACCAGTGATTCCGGACTGCGTTCTCGCATCAATTCCCCCGCTTCGGGAGCCGTGATCAATTCGGGTATGCCGCCAACTGGCGTGGCCACCACCGGCGTGCCGCACGCCATCGCCTCAAGCACTACGTTGGGCATGCCTTCGCGGCTGGAGGCGAGCATCATCACATCGGCTGCATTGTAGTAATCGCACAAATTCGTCTTGGGAATGGCCCCCAGGAAACGAACTCGCGTAGCCAGACCAAGTCGTTCGGCCAGCCCCAGCAAGCTGTGATGCTCTGGTCCATCGCCAGCGATCAACAGCGTGGTATCCGGCACCTGCGCGAGCGCTTTGATGACGATGTCTACACCCTTCAGTTCAACCAGATTACCCACGGTCAACCAGACTGACCCCTGCAAACCCATGCTGGCTCGTATCCCGGCACGCTCGCGCGGCGCAAAACATGCGAGGTCAACACCGTTGCGTAAAACCGTAACCTTCTCGGGATTCGCGCCAAGGGCGATCAATCCGTCTTTCAGCGATTGCGACACAGTCAGCATGGCTGCCGCACATCGTGCGGCTTCCTGGATCTGCCGCCGCGGTCGGCGGAAGCGCGGTATCCAGGTGACATCGCTGCCGCGTGCGGTGATCGTTACCGGTTTGCCGACGGCTGCACCCAGGCGTGCAGCCGCCACACCGTCGGGATAGAAATAGTGCGCGTCGATAAGATCGAATTCGTTGCCTTCGGCCTGCAGTTTCCGCAACATCGGAAGTAGCGCGCGATACATCAAGAACGGCGCGATGCTCATGCCGATTTTTGGAAGTACCGGATAGCGAGGATGCAGAATCTTGATGCCGTGGCGTTCTTCGACGTCAGGTACCGCGGCGTATTTTGCGTATGCCCCGAACGCTGGATTTCGGAAGGGAAACCAGGGTACTGGCGCGATGACGGTGGCGGCAATGCGACCGGAAGCCACCAGGTGACGCAAGCGTTCTTCGACAAATACGCCGTGGCGCGGCTGTATGGCGTTCGGATACAGACTGCTGAGCACCAACAGGCGAATCTTGCGTTCGCCGAATTGTTTGACCTCGACACCCGCTTGCGACGCGCTCACCGGTGTCGCCACCGGCAGCGTCCCGGCAGCAGCGGCGTGGGTCGTCACCACCGTCACGACAAGACTCCGTGCGGCAACAAAAACCGGCAACTCATGCCAATGATCCGGCCGGCGAGACCTTGCTCGGCGGCTGGGCTGGAGTCGCCACAGCGGGCTCCTGCATACGGCGCAGGAACGCATCAAGCATCAGCAGGCTCCACAGCGTCGCGCTGTGATCGCGCCGTCCTTCCGTGTGCTCCCGCACCAGCTTGCCCAGCATGTTCGGATCGAAATATCCGGACCTGGCCACGGCGCCATCGAGTAGCGCATCGCGAACACGCTTTGCCAGCGGTCCCCGCAGCCATGCCGCCAGCGGCACGCTGAAACCCATCTTGGTTCGATAGAGCACGTCATGCGGCAAATCGGCTTCAAGCGCCTTCTTGAAAATGTACTTGCCGATGCCGCCTTTGAGCTTCAACGCGGGCGGCAATGAGGAAGCCCATTCAACCATCCGATGATCGAGTAGCGGCACGCGCACTTCGAGGCTGTTCGCCATGCTCGCGCGATCGACCTTGGTCAGGATGTCACCAGGAAGCCAGGTCTTGAGGTCCAGGTATTGCGCCAGCGACAGCGGATGTTGAGTCGGCGCGTGCTGCGCATGGCCACGAAACACCGAGAGTGCGTTGTAACCCTGAAGTTCGCTTTTGAAAGAATCGCTGTAGAGCTGCTGACGCATCGCTGTCGAGGTGATGCTGACACTGCGGAAATAGGCTTCCACATCGTCACAGGCCAGCGCCTGGAACGTGGTTTTGGCGCGCAGCGGACGCGGCGCCCAATCCGCCTTGGGATAGATCTTTCCCAATAGTCCGAACAGCGGCTTTCGCACCGCCAGTGGCAGACGCGCGCGCAAGGCACTTTCCCACGCGTGCAGGCGATAGCGCCGGTAGCCGGCGAAATTCTCGTCACCGCCGTCACCGGAGAGCGCGACCGTGACGTGCTTGCGCGCCAGTTGGCAGACGCGCCACGTGGGCAGCGCAGAGCTGTCGGCGAACGGTTCGTCGTACATGCCGGCCAGCATGTCCAGAAAATCGTAATCCTCGGAACTGACGCGCTCTTCGAAGTGCCGCGTGTTCAGGTGCTTGGCGACCTGTCGCGCATAGGCGGTTTCATCAAACCCGGCATGGTCAAATCCGATGGAACAGGTATTGACCGGTTCGGCGGCTATCCGAGTCATGCTGGCAACGACAGCGCTGGAATCCACGCCACCGGAAAGAAATGCGCCGAGCGGCACGTCGGCGACCATCTGGCTGGATACGGCATCGTCCAGCAGCGCGCGCAGTTTTGCGGATGCCTCGGCTTCACCCATGCGCGGATCGGTATTGAATGGGACGTCCCAATACTGATGGGTCAGCGGCACCGGTTCGCCCGCATGCCAGCTCAGCCAGTGTCCCGGCGGCAGCTTGAAGATGCCCTGATAGATGCACTTGGGATCGGGCACGTAGCCAAACGCCAGATAGTCTTCCAGCGCCTGCGGGTCGAGCTTGCGTTCAAGCTCGGGGTGCGCCAGCAAGCCCTTCAGTTCGGAAGCAAACACCAGGTCGCCGGCTTGGGTGAAGCCGTAATGGAGTGGCTTGATACCGATCTGATCGCGCGCCAGCAAGACCCGCTGGGTGCGCATGTTCCAGATGGCAAACGCAAACATGCCGACGAAGCGTGACAAGCACGCCTCCCCCCATTGTTGCCACGCGCGTAAAACAACTTCGGTATCGCCATGACTGGCGAAGACGATACCCAGCGCTTCCAATTCCGCCCTGAGCGATACGAAGTTGTACAACTCGCCGTTGTAGATAAGCGCCAGACCGGCCTGCTCATCCACCATCGGTTGCTGGCCGTGGGTCAGATCAATGATCGACAAGCGGCGATGCGCCAGCCCCACACCTTCGGCCAGATAGATGCCGGCTTCGTCGGGGCCGCGATGACGTTGCACGTCACGCATCGCCAGCAGCGTCTGCTCATCCGGATGGCCCTGGTGACCCAACACGATTCCTGCCAGACCGCACATCTCAACTCTCCTTGTGCTCAGCCAGCCCGGACACGATACGCGAAGCCGTCGTATGTGACCGACGACCGAGCAGGCCGTCGTACAACGCGACGTATGCGGCGACCATGGCGTTCAAACTGAATTTTTCGGCGACCCGAGCGATGCCCGCATCGCCATGCCGCCGACGCAAGGTGGCGTCTGCAACATAGGTGCTCATGGCCGCAGCCAAGGCGCGTGGATCGCTGGCCGGTACCAGCGTGCCGGTTACCTGGTCTTCAACCACCGAGGCAATGCCACCGACCTTGGTTGCAACTACCGGCAGCCCGGCTGCCATGGCTTCCATCAAGGTGACCGGCATGCCCTCGGCGATGGACGACAGCACAAACACATCAGATTCGGCCAGCAGTTCTGCCACGTCGTTGCGATTGCCGAGCAGGCGCACCGCATCCACCAAGCCCAGTTCAACAATTTGTCGTTCCAGGGCCTCGCGCTGTGGCCCCGCTCCGGCGATGATCAAGCGGCAGGAAGGATAGCCGGCTTCTTCACGCAGATACTTGAACGCCGTGATCAAGCCGGCTTGATCTTTGACTTTGTCGAGCCGCGCAACATGTGCGATGAGCACGCTTTCCGGCGGCGCAAAGTCGCCCAGCAAACGACGTGGCGCAAACGCGACGCGCGGCTCATCGAACGCCATGGCGTCAATGCCGTTCGCGATATAGACAACCTTGGATGGTCGAATCCGCGCATGATCGACAAGCCAGCTCTGCAGGTCGGCAGACACGGCAACGTAGCGATCAATCAACGGTGCCATCCAGCGACGCAGCCGCAGGTACGTGGGATTTTCACCTTGCGGATCAGTCGCATCCCGTCCGTGTTCGGCGTGGACCAGGTGACGGACACCGGCGAGCTTCACGGCCAACGCCATATCCAGAGTGCCGATGTTATAGGTCTGCACCAGATCCGGTTTCAGCGCGCGCAGTGCGCGCCACAGTCGTCCATGGCAGGCCCAATCCTTGCCCGGCTTCTTTTCGAGCGACACGCACTCGGTAACCACGCCTTCGATTTCGTCGCGCAAAGCGCCAAAGCCGGTCAAGGCAATCACGGCGTGCCGATAGCGATCAGCAGTCGCATTGATCAGCGAAACCACGATGCGCTCCATGCCACCGGTATCCAGCCGGTAGAGCACGTGCACGATCAAGGGCTTCTCTTTCACGGCTTGTTCTCGGCGGCGGCGGGTGCATGCGTGGTCTGCGGCTCGACCATGGTTTGCGCCGGAAGCGCTTGCGCAAAGGCACGCAGGTTCGCCTGCACTCGCTCGACACCGCCGGCGCCAACCGACGATGACAATGCCCACACCGAGGATTGCGGCACATCCCCTCGCAGCACGTCCCACGCTTGCAGCAACTTGGTGACCATCGGTGAGCGGGTGCAGCGCTGGTCCACGCAATACCAGAACCAGACGAGCCGCGAATCAGTCTCGCCACTCAGCCGCAATTCGCCGGCGGTCAGAGCTCGCCCATCGGCCAGAAGGATCGGACGGCTGGCGCTACTGAGTATGTGCGCCCGCGTCGAGTCGAAGAGCTGGTTTTCGAAGGTGATCAAGGTGTGCCCGCGACGCGGCTTGCCGGTGTAGACGGCATGGAACAGCTCGACCACCTGATCTCCAGTGTTCGCGCGATAAGCTGCCTTTACCTGTCCGGCCGCCCCGCTGAAGTTCGGGTGCCAGTTGTCTGCTGCCGCTTGCGCCGCACTCCAGCCTGCAAGGTTCGGCGCGGTCACCTGCAGCTCGCCCACCGGCGTGGGCAACGAGACGCTGGCTGCCAATACCGGGCCAATGATCAACAGCACGATCACGGCCGGCCAAACCGTCATGCGCGGGCCGGTCGGCCTGCTGTCATTGGCAGAAGCTGGCTCACGCGCGTCCACGGGGTCGCGGAAAAACCAGCCGACCAGCAACAACAACACCAGCACCGTGCCGAAGAACTGCCAGCCGAAAATCAGGTGGTCCAGCCCGGTCGCGTAATGCAGGCCCCAGGTGTCGCCGATCAAGATGGTGAAATACACGCGCAGGCCGTTTGCAATGATTGGCACGATGGCGGCCAGCAGCACAAACACCACGCGCTTTCGCCAGCGCTGGTACATCAAGTAGGCATACAGACAACCGAGTGCGCCGCAGGCGATGAAGAATTTCACGCCGCTGCAAGCATCCGCCACCATCCAGGTTGCCGCCGGCGTGGTGATCTCCCTGCCGTTGAGCAGCGCCGGCGTGCCGGTCAAGCCCAGCGCGTGCACCGCGAAATGCGCGGTGATGTCCTGCAAGGGACCCACCAGTCCATCACCCCACGGCACCGCGAAAACCACCAGATAGGCGAGCGGGAAGGCCAACACCCACAGCGCTCGCCAACCCCAGCACCCCAGTACCAGCGCGGGAATCAACGCCACTATCGCCACATGCTGCAAAAGATTGACGTCAAGCAGATGGCCGGCGTACCAGACAAACACCAGACCCGCTACCGCAAGCAAACCCCATGCACTGGGCATGGGTGGATGGGCGCGCACTTTGCCGCGCAGATCGAACGCTACCCACAGGCTCAAGGGCGGAATCAGGAACGCGTACTGGTAGGTGCCGTCGTGATCCCAGACTGACACCAGCGAGACCACCGCCTGCCAGTAGCAGAACAGCAAGACGGCAACCGCAAGGCCGAACGCGACGGTGGCCAGGGTCCAGCCGGAAATGCCCGTGGTACGGGCGGCATTGTCGGGCGGCACGTGATTCACGGGCATACCTCCAAACCGGCAGTGCCGCCAGTATGGACGGCGGCGGCGGGCACTGCATCGGCGAGCACCCGTTCGTAAGTGTCCAGATTGCCGACCCAGTCAAAGCGCGACAGCACCAGTGCGCGGGCCGCCGGCACGCGCGTGATCTCCGGCATGCCCAACCAACGCAGTGCTTCGGTGGCCATGTCCGCGGGCGAGTCGCTGATGCAACCCTGCCGTCCTTCAAAATCTTCGATGCCCTCCCACGCTTCCGGTGTTGCCAGCACGACCTTCTCCATGGCCAGCGCTTCCAGCACCTTGTTCTGAATACCGCGCGCAATACGCAACGGCGCCGCTACGGCATGCGCGTGTGCCACGTATGGCCGTACATCGTCGACGCGCCCGGTCA
Coding sequences within:
- a CDS encoding glycosyltransferase family 4 protein gives rise to the protein MTVVTTHAAAAGTLPVATPVSASQAGVEVKQFGERKIRLLVLSSLYPNAIQPRHGVFVEERLRHLVASGRIAATVIAPVPWFPFRNPAFGAYAKYAAVPDVEERHGIKILHPRYPVLPKIGMSIAPFLMYRALLPMLRKLQAEGNEFDLIDAHYFYPDGVAAARLGAAVGKPVTITARGSDVTWIPRFRRPRRQIQEAARCAAAMLTVSQSLKDGLIALGANPEKVTVLRNGVDLACFAPRERAGIRASMGLQGSVWLTVGNLVELKGVDIVIKALAQVPDTTLLIAGDGPEHHSLLGLAERLGLATRVRFLGAIPKTNLCDYYNAADVMMLASSREGMPNVVLEAMACGTPVVATPVGGIPELITAPEAGELMRERSPESLVRAWNTLQARQPDRAVTRQFAECLGWQPVIEAQCALYARVLSPGADDAKTGSAA
- a CDS encoding XrtA/PEP-CTERM system amidotransferase; protein product: MCGLAGIVLGHQGHPDEQTLLAMRDVQRHRGPDEAGIYLAEGVGLAHRRLSIIDLTHGQQPMVDEQAGLALIYNGELYNFVSLRAELEALGIVFASHGDTEVVLRAWQQWGEACLSRFVGMFAFAIWNMRTQRVLLARDQIGIKPLHYGFTQAGDLVFASELKGLLAHPELERKLDPQALEDYLAFGYVPDPKCIYQGIFKLPPGHWLSWHAGEPVPLTHQYWDVPFNTDPRMGEAEASAKLRALLDDAVSSQMVADVPLGAFLSGGVDSSAVVASMTRIAAEPVNTCSIGFDHAGFDETAYARQVAKHLNTRHFEERVSSEDYDFLDMLAGMYDEPFADSSALPTWRVCQLARKHVTVALSGDGGDENFAGYRRYRLHAWESALRARLPLAVRKPLFGLLGKIYPKADWAPRPLRAKTTFQALACDDVEAYFRSVSITSTAMRQQLYSDSFKSELQGYNALSVFRGHAQHAPTQHPLSLAQYLDLKTWLPGDILTKVDRASMANSLEVRVPLLDHRMVEWASSLPPALKLKGGIGKYIFKKALEADLPHDVLYRTKMGFSVPLAAWLRGPLAKRVRDALLDGAVARSGYFDPNMLGKLVREHTEGRRDHSATLWSLLMLDAFLRRMQEPAVATPAQPPSKVSPAGSLA
- a CDS encoding FAD-dependent oxidoreductase, whose product is MAVNTPAVVLGAGINGVGVARSLASAGVPVWLLDSDARRPEMHTRAAKPVMVRSLHGETLVEELTYIATTHFAGTRPVLFLTQEESVKTVSHHRDQLSALYRFSLPTIGLVDALQHKEGFQRLAERLGSPIPPLVHVCSLADLPAIESLRYPVVIKPGVRHTEYSRQFKKAYRADSAEAAAELIRRILTVMSDVVVQEWIEGPDSSIYFCLQYVGRQGRVVASFTGQKIRSWPPQVGGTASCVSAPEVHEKLSAMTAEFFQAAGVIGMASMEYKRDVRTNEFLMVEPTVGRTDYQEEVATLNGVNLPYAAWCSELDHVVPEPVLNDRPVVWRVRSEDMQSAAAQGQSLMQGYPRGSRVTDALWRWEDPMPSLWENGRRVRDALHRRTSKMLGGSSIKGSKS
- a CDS encoding putative O-glycosylation ligase, exosortase A system-associated: MRDILLALFIFGMLPYVLVRPYVGLLIWSWLGYMNPNRLCYGFAISFPWVQLVALVTLLSFLLSKESKKIPWSTTSVLLVTFLFWTTLTTAFAVVPGSAWDAWLEFAKILVMVFVTLALVTTRERMHGLVWIMVVSLGYYGFRGGLFTILGGGADHVVGPPGSFITDNNALALALCMTLPLMRYLQLHSSRKFVRLGLTAGMLFTGIAVLGTYSRGGLIALAIVSAALFLKSRGRLAVIVIAVAIGFVAYHFMPPEWTARMGTLQNASQTDSGESRIQSWKFAANVAIHHPLLGGGFNDYESTSLWEAFAPEGAKQRAIHSIYFRVLSEQGFPGLILFLALFVTSWRGCNRIRKKTRNSPEQRWAFDLASMLQVALVAYLAAGAFLPMTYFDLTYQLMALCVLLEYYGLQKASPLAEESHYGDGLPARPNPMQNALPE
- the xrtA gene encoding exosortase A; amino-acid sequence: MNHVPPDNAARTTGISGWTLATVAFGLAVAVLLFCYWQAVVSLVSVWDHDGTYQYAFLIPPLSLWVAFDLRGKVRAHPPMPSAWGLLAVAGLVFVWYAGHLLDVNLLQHVAIVALIPALVLGCWGWRALWVLAFPLAYLVVFAVPWGDGLVGPLQDITAHFAVHALGLTGTPALLNGREITTPAATWMVADACSGVKFFIACGALGCLYAYLMYQRWRKRVVFVLLAAIVPIIANGLRVYFTILIGDTWGLHYATGLDHLIFGWQFFGTVLVLLLLVGWFFRDPVDAREPASANDSRPTGPRMTVWPAVIVLLIIGPVLAASVSLPTPVGELQVTAPNLAGWSAAQAAADNWHPNFSGAAGQVKAAYRANTGDQVVELFHAVYTGKPRRGHTLITFENQLFDSTRAHILSSASRPILLADGRALTAGELRLSGETDSRLVWFWYCVDQRCTRSPMVTKLLQAWDVLRGDVPQSSVWALSSSVGAGGVERVQANLRAFAQALPAQTMVEPQTTHAPAAAENKP
- a CDS encoding pectate lyase; the encoded protein is MARAQDASGCGGVSAAYDATKRQWTGAYPETTGYIIPTFFRYADFSGDDEYRQRAIRMTAWESDIQLADGGVRAGTMDATQVVPTIFNTGQVLFGWLAAWKQTGDIRFRDSATRAADWLVAAQDPDGAWRRFASPFASHALNTYNTRVAFALAKAGSDLHEPRYLEAAVRNVQWALTQVHANGWLENNDLEDNKRPLTHTIAYATRGILEVGLIANQSSFVEVATRMARAVAQSQRNDGALPGRLDSDWRAAARWTCVTGNAQMAIIWQRLAAETGDTSWRPAAENAIRFNLSIQDLSAADAGARGGMPGSYPHSGGYMKNRYPNWAAKFFMDALMLQLEAS
- a CDS encoding TIGR04063 family PEP-CTERM/XrtA system glycosyltransferase, translating into MSDTLDVLPNHVTQSTATDRPLRILHVLDHSLPLHSGYTFRTLSILGQQRAMGWQTFHVTGPKQGSGQQREEHIDEWTFHRTPPASGLLSKLPIVEYRYLMRALQARLTEVVEAVRPDIIHAHSPVLNALPALAVGRSTGIPVVYEVRAFWEDAAVDQGTAREWGPRYRLTRALETRALKRADAVTTICDGLRGDMLKRGIAADKITVIPNAVNLSEFRFTATADPQLLQQYGLTRGNTLGFAGSFYAYEGLDLLLRAMPAVISAVPKARLLLLGGGPQEAALRALAAELGLDHVVHFTGRVPHSEMTRYYSAMDVMVYPRTSMRLTDLVTPLKPLEAMAMGKLVVASDVGGHKELIRDSHNGHLFPAGSFEALARCLIKQLQTPEAWPEVIANGQAYVANERNWQASAARYREVYAHALERARLRRGGSDGR
- a CDS encoding TIGR03088 family PEP-CTERM/XrtA system glycosyltransferase, translating into MKEKPLIVHVLYRLDTGGMERIVVSLINATADRYRHAVIALTGFGALRDEIEGVVTECVSLEKKPGKDWACHGRLWRALRALKPDLVQTYNIGTLDMALAVKLAGVRHLVHAEHGRDATDPQGENPTYLRLRRWMAPLIDRYVAVSADLQSWLVDHARIRPSKVVYIANGIDAMAFDEPRVAFAPRRLLGDFAPPESVLIAHVARLDKVKDQAGLITAFKYLREEAGYPSCRLIIAGAGPQREALERQIVELGLVDAVRLLGNRNDVAELLAESDVFVLSSIAEGMPVTLMEAMAAGLPVVATKVGGIASVVEDQVTGTLVPASDPRALAAAMSTYVADATLRRRHGDAGIARVAEKFSLNAMVAAYVALYDGLLGRRSHTTASRIVSGLAEHKES